In Kitasatospora sp. NA04385, a single genomic region encodes these proteins:
- a CDS encoding DUF4245 domain-containing protein — protein sequence MAGNSSKRGRQTVRDMVLSMAAVGVVVVVAYFSIPSADGKGNGVHSVPYRVELASAKRAAPYPLLGPQQLPDGWTATSVTYGRNDKSRAAWHLGLNTASGQYAAVEQADGKPEDVVERNVPGAEPDGTATVAGQEWQRVQGDRYRALVRPAGDTGTTVLTGTASYEELAQLAETLG from the coding sequence GTGGCAGGCAACAGCAGCAAGAGGGGCCGTCAGACGGTACGGGACATGGTCCTGTCGATGGCGGCGGTCGGCGTCGTGGTGGTGGTCGCGTACTTCTCGATCCCCAGCGCGGACGGCAAGGGCAACGGCGTGCACTCGGTGCCGTACCGGGTCGAACTCGCCTCGGCGAAGCGGGCCGCGCCGTACCCGCTGCTCGGGCCGCAGCAGCTGCCGGACGGCTGGACGGCCACCTCGGTGACCTACGGCCGGAACGACAAGAGCCGCGCCGCCTGGCACCTGGGCCTGAACACCGCCTCCGGCCAGTACGCGGCGGTCGAGCAGGCCGACGGCAAGCCCGAGGACGTGGTGGAGCGCAACGTCCCCGGCGCCGAGCCGGACGGCACCGCCACCGTGGCCGGCCAGGAGTGGCAGCGGGTGCAGGGCGACCGCTACCGGGCGCTGGTCCGCCCGGCGGGCGACACCGGCACCACGGTGCTCACCGGCACCGCC
- a CDS encoding fumarate hydratase: MAPEFAYRDLLPLGTDTTPYRKLTSEGVSTFEAGGRTFLQVEPEALRLLTAEAMHDISHYLRPAHLAQLRRILDDPEASPNDRFVALDLLKNVNISAGGILPMCQDTGTAIVMGKRGQHVLTSGGDEAAIARGVFDAYTKLNLRYSQMAPVTMWDEKNTGNNLPAQIELYATDGDAYKFLFMAKGGGSANKSYLYQETKAILNEASMLNFLEQKIRSLGTAACPPYHLAIVVGGTSAEFALKTAKYASAHYLDNLPTGGDARTGHGFRDLELEQKVFELTQKIGIGAQFGGKYFCHDVRVIRLPRHGASLPVAMAVSCSADRQALGKITAEGVFLEQLETDPAKYLPETTDEHLDDDVVRIDLDRPMAEVRAELSKYPVKTRLSLTGTLVVARDIAHAKIKERLDAGQGMPQYLKDHPVYYAGPAKTPEGFASGSFGPTTAGRMDSYVDQFQAAGGSMVMLAKGNRSQQVTKACNEHGGFYLGSIGGPAARLAQDCIKKVEVLEYPELGMEAVWRIEVEDFPAFIVVDDKGNDFFAEVTDGPLITNLRVRSAQ; encoded by the coding sequence ATGGCCCCAGAGTTCGCCTACCGCGACCTGCTCCCGCTCGGCACGGACACCACTCCGTACCGCAAGCTCACCTCCGAGGGGGTCTCGACCTTCGAGGCCGGCGGTCGCACCTTCCTGCAGGTCGAGCCGGAGGCGCTGCGGCTGCTGACGGCCGAGGCGATGCACGACATCTCGCACTACCTGCGCCCGGCGCACCTGGCGCAGCTGCGCCGGATCCTGGACGACCCCGAGGCCAGCCCGAACGACCGGTTCGTGGCGCTGGACCTGCTGAAGAACGTCAACATCTCGGCCGGCGGCATCCTGCCGATGTGCCAGGACACCGGCACCGCGATCGTGATGGGCAAGCGCGGCCAGCACGTGCTGACCTCCGGCGGGGACGAGGCGGCGATCGCCCGCGGCGTGTTCGACGCGTACACCAAGCTCAACCTGCGGTACTCCCAGATGGCCCCGGTGACCATGTGGGACGAGAAGAACACCGGCAACAACCTGCCGGCCCAGATCGAGCTGTACGCCACCGACGGGGACGCCTACAAGTTCCTGTTCATGGCCAAGGGCGGCGGCTCGGCCAACAAGTCGTACCTGTACCAGGAGACCAAGGCGATCCTCAACGAGGCGTCGATGCTGAACTTCCTGGAGCAGAAGATCCGTTCGCTGGGCACCGCGGCCTGCCCGCCGTACCACCTGGCCATCGTGGTCGGCGGCACCAGCGCCGAGTTCGCCCTGAAGACCGCGAAGTACGCCTCCGCGCACTACCTGGACAACCTGCCCACCGGCGGCGACGCGCGGACCGGGCACGGCTTCCGCGACCTGGAGCTGGAGCAGAAGGTCTTCGAGCTGACCCAGAAGATCGGCATCGGCGCGCAGTTCGGCGGCAAGTACTTCTGCCACGACGTGCGGGTGATCCGGCTGCCGCGGCACGGCGCCTCGCTGCCGGTCGCGATGGCGGTGTCCTGCTCGGCGGACCGCCAGGCGCTCGGCAAGATCACCGCCGAGGGCGTGTTCCTGGAGCAGCTGGAGACCGACCCGGCGAAGTACCTGCCGGAGACCACCGACGAGCACCTCGACGACGACGTGGTGCGGATCGACCTGGACCGGCCGATGGCCGAGGTCCGCGCCGAGCTGTCCAAGTACCCGGTGAAGACCCGGCTCTCGCTCACCGGCACGCTGGTGGTGGCCCGCGACATCGCGCACGCCAAGATCAAGGAGCGGCTGGACGCCGGGCAGGGCATGCCGCAGTACCTGAAGGACCACCCGGTCTACTACGCGGGCCCGGCGAAGACCCCGGAGGGCTTCGCGTCCGGCTCGTTCGGCCCGACCACGGCCGGCCGGATGGACTCCTACGTCGACCAGTTCCAGGCGGCGGGCGGCTCGATGGTGATGCTGGCCAAGGGCAACCGCTCCCAGCAGGTCACCAAGGCGTGCAACGAGCACGGCGGCTTCTACCTGGGCTCGATCGGCGGCCCGGCGGCCCGGCTCGCGCAGGACTGCATCAAGAAGGTCGAGGTGCTGGAGTACCCGGAGCTCGGCATGGAGGCGGTCTGGCGGATCGAGGTGGAGGACTTCCCGGCGTTCATCGTGGTGGACGACAAGGGCAACGACTTCTTCGCCGAGGTCACCGACGGCCCGCTGATCACCAACCTGCGGGTGCGCTCGGCGCAGTAG
- a CDS encoding DUF1707 domain-containing protein, producing MDDSPEQDPQGALPAQLSKNEPAPVPARAPGTDLAAELKASDADRERVADLLRDAYAEGRLTVDEHAERIEAAYGARTFGELEPLTRDLPSHPGAIRHNLTKPPLAAAPAAQAPLPPARAEAPTMLAVFGGAARKGRWRVGSHLKAVAVFGGIEIDLTDAVFESPEVVIEVYTVFGGVEIRVPENVSLHGGGAGVFGGFEVREQTAAEPYAPVVRVKGAAVFGGVEAKPRRGKKLKEWVRRQLDG from the coding sequence GTGGACGACTCTCCCGAGCAGGACCCGCAGGGCGCGCTGCCCGCCCAGCTGTCGAAGAACGAGCCCGCGCCGGTGCCCGCCCGGGCCCCCGGCACCGACCTGGCCGCCGAGCTGAAGGCCTCCGACGCCGACCGCGAGCGCGTCGCCGACCTGCTGCGCGACGCGTACGCCGAGGGCCGGCTGACCGTCGACGAGCACGCCGAACGGATCGAGGCCGCCTACGGCGCCCGGACCTTCGGCGAGTTGGAGCCCCTCACCCGCGACCTGCCCAGCCACCCCGGGGCGATCCGGCACAACCTCACCAAGCCCCCGCTGGCGGCCGCCCCCGCCGCGCAGGCCCCGTTGCCCCCGGCCCGGGCCGAGGCGCCCACCATGCTCGCGGTGTTCGGCGGCGCCGCCCGCAAGGGCCGCTGGCGGGTCGGCTCGCACCTCAAGGCGGTCGCCGTGTTCGGCGGCATCGAGATCGACCTCACCGACGCGGTCTTCGAGTCCCCCGAGGTGGTCATCGAGGTGTACACGGTCTTCGGCGGCGTCGAGATCCGCGTCCCGGAGAACGTCAGCCTGCACGGCGGCGGCGCCGGGGTGTTCGGCGGCTTCGAGGTGCGCGAGCAGACCGCCGCCGAGCCGTACGCGCCGGTGGTCCGGGTCAAGGGCGCGGCCGTGTTCGGCGGCGTCGAGGCCAAGCCGCGGCGCGGCAAGAAGCTCAAGGAGTGGGTGCGCCGACAGCTCGACGGCTGA
- a CDS encoding WhiB family transcriptional regulator translates to MESSATAARRPAAQPEPDDNPWHTSAACRSDEAGLFFAPSKEPTAARLAREEQAKRVCARCPVLIECREHALAQPEPYGVWGGLTAAERRVVLTRRRRRESEIRLPARIAG, encoded by the coding sequence ATCGAGTCCAGCGCCACCGCCGCCCGCCGCCCGGCGGCCCAGCCGGAGCCGGACGACAACCCCTGGCACACCTCGGCCGCCTGCCGCAGCGACGAGGCCGGGCTGTTCTTCGCCCCCTCCAAGGAGCCGACCGCCGCCCGCCTCGCCCGCGAGGAACAGGCCAAGCGCGTCTGCGCCCGCTGTCCGGTCCTGATCGAGTGCCGCGAGCACGCCCTGGCCCAGCCCGAGCCGTACGGCGTCTGGGGCGGGCTCACCGCGGCCGAGCGCCGGGTCGTCCTCACCCGGCGCCGCCGCCGCGAGAGCGAGATCCGCCTCCCGGCCCGGATAGCCGGCTGA
- the glpX gene encoding class II fructose-bisphosphatase: MTTQYPHHLPSALEVAPEAPDRNLALELVRVTEAAAMAAGRWVGRGDKNGADGAAVKAMRTLVSTVSMNGVVVIGEGEKDEAPMLYNGERVGDGTGAECDVAVDPVDGTTLAAKGMHNAVAVLAVADRGTMFDPSAVFYMDKLVCGPEAADYVDITAPPAVNIRRVAKAKGSSVEDVTVVVLDRPRHTDLVREIREAGARVKFISDGDVAGAIMAAREETGVDLLMGVGGTPEGIIAACAMKCMGGVIQGRLWPKDAAERQKALDAGHDLDRVLTTDDLVSGENVFFVATGITDGELLRGVHYRQETATTSSLVMRSKSGTIRRIDSTHKLAKLRAYSAIDFDRAN; the protein is encoded by the coding sequence ATGACCACGCAGTACCCGCACCACCTCCCCTCCGCGCTGGAGGTCGCTCCGGAAGCGCCCGACCGCAACCTCGCCCTCGAACTGGTCCGGGTCACCGAGGCCGCCGCGATGGCCGCCGGCCGCTGGGTCGGCCGGGGTGACAAGAACGGCGCCGACGGCGCGGCCGTCAAGGCGATGCGCACCCTCGTCTCCACCGTCTCGATGAACGGCGTCGTCGTCATCGGCGAGGGCGAGAAGGACGAGGCCCCGATGCTCTACAACGGCGAACGGGTCGGCGACGGCACCGGCGCCGAGTGCGACGTCGCCGTCGACCCGGTGGACGGCACCACCCTCGCCGCCAAGGGCATGCACAACGCCGTCGCGGTCCTCGCGGTCGCCGACCGCGGCACCATGTTCGACCCCAGCGCGGTCTTCTACATGGACAAGCTGGTCTGCGGCCCCGAGGCCGCCGACTACGTGGACATCACCGCCCCGCCCGCGGTCAACATCCGCCGGGTCGCCAAGGCGAAGGGCTCCTCGGTCGAGGACGTCACCGTCGTCGTGCTGGACCGGCCCCGGCACACCGACCTGGTGCGGGAGATCCGCGAGGCCGGCGCCCGGGTCAAGTTCATCTCGGACGGCGACGTGGCCGGCGCGATCATGGCCGCCCGCGAGGAGACCGGCGTCGACCTGCTGATGGGCGTCGGCGGCACCCCCGAGGGCATCATCGCCGCCTGCGCGATGAAGTGCATGGGCGGCGTCATCCAGGGCCGGCTGTGGCCCAAGGACGCGGCGGAGCGCCAGAAGGCGCTGGACGCGGGGCACGACCTGGACCGCGTGCTGACCACGGACGACCTGGTCAGCGGCGAGAACGTGTTCTTCGTCGCCACCGGCATCACCGACGGCGAACTGCTGCGCGGCGTCCACTACCGCCAGGAGACCGCCACCACCTCGTCGCTGGTCATGCGCTCCAAGAGCGGGACGATCCGGCGGATCGACTCGACCCACAAGCTGGCCAAGCTGCGGGCGTACAGCGCGATCGACTTCGACCGGGCGAACTAG